ATTCCTGATTTTCAAATAGAGTTCTTTATCGATTACTTTAGTTTCATGAAGAAAGCTCCTTCCTTTATTCGCAATTCTGTCAATCTTATTTTTTAATGCTTCTTCTCCAACAATGATTGCGTGAAGGGGTGATTTCTGTTTTCTTCGAAAGAGAAAACAGTTTCCGTCACCATCCTTGACTGCAATTGCATAGATTGGAGACTCTCGACCCATAGTGAACTTTACTAATGATAAAAGAGGTGGAGACAAAAAAATAAGTCGAACTTTATCATTTAGGTCCAGTAACAGATCGACAAGGGACAAATCTGGAAGTAGTGAATATTTTTCAGGGATAATCATTTTAAAAAAATTACCATCACCAAAAGGATTAGCGTTCATATCTTCTATGTAATTTGGATTAAGAGAAAGCAAGGGGGCAATTTTCTTTAGCGTTGAGATAGACAGGGAAGATTCGCCGGCCAAGAACTGTGACAAAGCAGGCTGGGAGATATGAATATTCTTTGCAACCTGAGATTGTCTTATTCTTTGATACTCAAAAAGAGCACGGAAAAGTTTATTTATTTGTTTGTTCATAGCTCATGTCTACGCCATAAAAATGCAATTAATTATAAGCAACTGGACTATATTAAATCAATACTTGACAAAATATAAGCAATTTACTTATATTTTGCTAATAGTAGCAACCATTAATTGAAAGGAGGCAAAGATGATTGACCCTGAAAAAAGCAACACCTTCATCTCCTCGGTGAATTATAGCATTTCCCCAAGGATCGAAGATGAAAACGATGCAATCTGGTTGGCAAGTTCGGCCAAAAAGTATGCCGTTAAGATGTATGGAAAAGAGAACGGTCAAGACGTATTCCACGAAGCCCTGATTTTATTTCGACGAAATCGCCATGCCACCCCTTGGAATGGCCTCATCAAGAAGTATCTTAACGAGGCTGCGAGAAATCTTCGAATTTATATGACCATAGACGAGCTCGCTGTCGATATAGCGGGTGAAGATGATCCTGAGGAAATGGCGGAGCTCTCGGAGATTTTTGGGGCCGTAGCCGCGGCAATAGCGAAATTATCGCCGCGCTGCCAAGAGATCATCCAGCTCCGATATTTCTCGGGCATAACCATCGAAGCGACCGCGAAGCGCTTCGACATGAAAATGGGTGAAGTCTACGCTTGTGAGTGTGCAGCGATTGGCGTGCTCCGGCGACTTCTCCTCGCCCACGCCCCGTGGCCCCGGCAAACAATTGCCGATCTGGGGCCGCTCTTTTCGCGGGAAAAGGAGGCGGCATGAATGAAGTGAGGGACATGAGAGAGGGAAACTGGTGGTGGTGCGAAAACGATTTGATTGATCGCGAGGACCTCGCTGGG
This sequence is a window from Nitrospirota bacterium. Protein-coding genes within it:
- a CDS encoding helix-turn-helix transcriptional regulator produces the protein MNKQINKLFRALFEYQRIRQSQVAKNIHISQPALSQFLAGESSLSISTLKKIAPLLSLNPNYIEDMNANPFGDGNFFKMIIPEKYSLLPDLSLVDLLLDLNDKVRLIFLSPPLLSLVKFTMGRESPIYAIAVKDGDGNCFLFRRKQKSPLHAIIVGEEALKNKIDRIANKGRSFLHETKVIDKELYLKIRNWEAVEKADIEPLFDTTEVLPPKLTDEQMQVINKMTELNIPASELLKYIQNIATTRDHNKEQ
- a CDS encoding sigma-70 family RNA polymerase sigma factor, giving the protein MIDPEKSNTFISSVNYSISPRIEDENDAIWLASSAKKYAVKMYGKENGQDVFHEALILFRRNRHATPWNGLIKKYLNEAARNLRIYMTIDELAVDIAGEDDPEEMAELSEIFGAVAAAIAKLSPRCQEIIQLRYFSGITIEATAKRFDMKMGEVYACECAAIGVLRRLLLAHAPWPRQTIADLGPLFSREKEAA